A section of the Streptomyces sp. SLBN-118 genome encodes:
- a CDS encoding phage tail sheath C-terminal domain-containing protein encodes MPTHMGYPGVYIEELPSSIRTIASVTTSVTAFVGHTRRGPLNQPVRITSFADFERRFGGLTSQSAVSYAVHQFFGNGGTVAVIVRVAKAGTGEEACVTLNSTEGHSECPVLEVHAKEPGVWGSGLRVAVDHDTPTPDKTFNLHILDARGGARESFTGLSMQAGHGRFVETVVGAGSSLVRVKALDEDRPDPSGTVSKPFAAELPDLNVELKVKIGDVEREFTLYEPDHDGEPPAGVTELALLLERKLRALPDAPGRHTFAGAEVTAFGRRLQVVAGSVDPDDVVRFVGECANDLGLEASVNPPVFPLDGGKDGDAPGPRDLIGSEARKTGVQALRDVDDVNLLALPELSAYESTDDMVTVLSAAEQLCRERRIFLLVDSPSTWGSVDGARAGISAFDPVRSNHAGLYFPHLQLNDPLTGRLRSFPPSGAIAGVIARTDGERGVWKAPAGTEARLAGVRSLSVKLTDRENGLLNPLGINCLRTFPVVGPLVWGARTLEGADALDSEWKYVPVRRLALHVEESLHRGLQWVVFEPNNEQLWQQIRLKASAYLNDLFRQGAFKGGTPREAYFVKCDKDTTTDADIDAGVVNVVIGIAPVKPAEFVIVKIQQMAGQFDLS; translated from the coding sequence ATGCCGACGCACATGGGCTATCCCGGCGTATACATCGAAGAACTTCCCAGCAGCATCCGTACCATCGCCTCCGTCACCACCTCGGTGACCGCGTTCGTGGGGCACACCCGCCGGGGTCCGCTCAATCAACCCGTGCGGATCACCAGCTTCGCCGACTTCGAGCGCCGCTTCGGTGGCCTCACCTCGCAGAGCGCTGTCAGCTACGCCGTGCACCAGTTCTTCGGGAACGGCGGCACGGTCGCGGTGATCGTCCGCGTGGCCAAGGCCGGCACCGGCGAGGAAGCCTGCGTCACGCTCAACTCCACCGAGGGGCACAGTGAGTGCCCCGTGCTCGAGGTGCACGCCAAGGAGCCCGGCGTCTGGGGCTCGGGCCTGCGGGTTGCCGTCGACCACGACACCCCGACCCCGGACAAGACCTTCAATCTGCACATCCTCGACGCGCGTGGCGGTGCCCGCGAGTCCTTCACCGGACTGTCGATGCAGGCCGGTCACGGCCGCTTCGTGGAGACGGTCGTGGGCGCCGGGTCCTCGCTGGTCCGGGTGAAGGCACTGGATGAGGACCGGCCCGACCCCTCCGGCACGGTCTCCAAGCCGTTCGCGGCCGAACTGCCCGACCTGAACGTCGAGTTGAAGGTCAAGATCGGCGATGTGGAGCGCGAGTTCACGCTCTACGAGCCCGACCACGACGGCGAGCCCCCGGCCGGTGTCACCGAGCTCGCCCTGCTCCTCGAGCGCAAGCTGCGCGCCCTGCCCGACGCCCCCGGCCGGCACACCTTCGCCGGAGCCGAGGTCACCGCCTTCGGCCGGCGTCTCCAGGTCGTCGCCGGGTCCGTCGACCCGGACGATGTGGTGCGCTTCGTCGGCGAGTGCGCCAACGACCTCGGTCTCGAAGCCTCGGTCAACCCACCGGTCTTCCCGCTCGATGGCGGCAAGGACGGAGACGCGCCCGGGCCCCGCGACCTCATCGGCAGCGAAGCCCGCAAGACCGGCGTACAGGCGCTGCGCGACGTGGACGACGTCAACCTCCTGGCTCTGCCGGAGCTTTCGGCGTACGAGTCCACCGACGACATGGTCACCGTGCTCTCCGCGGCCGAGCAGCTGTGCCGGGAGCGGCGGATCTTCCTGCTCGTCGACTCGCCGTCCACCTGGGGCAGCGTGGACGGCGCACGGGCCGGAATCAGCGCGTTCGACCCCGTACGCAGCAACCACGCCGGGCTGTACTTCCCGCATCTGCAGCTCAACGACCCGCTGACCGGGCGGCTGCGGTCCTTCCCGCCCTCGGGTGCCATCGCCGGTGTCATCGCCAGGACCGACGGCGAGCGCGGGGTGTGGAAGGCACCGGCCGGGACCGAGGCGCGGCTCGCCGGTGTGCGGTCCCTGTCGGTCAAGCTCACCGACCGGGAGAACGGGCTGCTCAATCCGCTGGGCATCAACTGCCTGCGCACCTTCCCCGTGGTGGGCCCGCTGGTGTGGGGCGCGCGCACGCTGGAGGGCGCCGACGCGCTCGACAGCGAGTGGAAGTACGTGCCGGTGCGCCGGCTCGCGCTGCATGTCGAGGAGAGCCTCCACCGCGGTCTGCAGTGGGTGGTCTTCGAGCCGAACAACGAGCAGCTGTGGCAGCAGATCCGGCTCAAGGCCTCCGCGTATCTCAACGACCTCTTCCGGCAGGGGGCGTTCAAGGGCGGCACGCCGCGCGAGGCGTACTTCGTCAAGTGCGACAAGGACACCACCACCGACGCCGACATCGACGCCGGAGTGGTCAATGTCGTGATCGGCATCGCGCCGGTCAAGCCCGCGGAGTTCGTGATCGTCAAGATCCAGCAGATGGCCGGGCAGTTCGACCTCTCGTAA
- a CDS encoding ATP-binding protein, whose translation MRDTGAGEDMGTIDGTAGSTTADGRALFAAVRSVLTRIDAHAARATGRTGGGQAAAANGPAGADVPGTGDHRAPAADEPGRRGSDPGAAARVPRSELAAGGTSPTAAAGGEPAAPRVAGPATLDSLVACFGLSPFERDVVLLAAAAELDPTTGGRCAAASSDPERPHPTFSLALAALDGAHWSALTPVAPLRRWRLVELDDETRLTTSRLRLDERILHFLVGSPYLDSRLHGLLRRAPVPDSLPASYDLAASQVAAGWAGAGPHAPLRVELVGGDLRTRADIAAAAARRSGLGLYGMAADDIPTDPAERDRLARLWQREAIMLPAALLVEVGELDRDQAAATDAFIESAAVPLVVSSPDPRQTARPRGERVTVPPLDTEEQLGVWADAFADVPEVSEEDLRDLVEQFSLPPHLIRSAGAAVVRDLPGADELDATALAWRAGLTEARMGMDELGRRIEPQAAWGDLVLAERQLRILREIVAHVRQRSTVYQEWGFAETLRRGLGVTALFAGGSGTGKTLAAEVMAKELGLDLFIIDLSQVVSKYIGETEKNLRRVFDAAERGGALLLFDEADALFGKRSEVKDSHDRYANLEVSYLLMRMEAYRGLAILTTNMKQALDTAFMRRIRFVVDFPFPGESERAEIWRRVLPARAPMKGIDPGQLARLTVAGGSIRNIALSGAFLAAEEGDRLQMRHMLEAARTEYLKLDRSLTPSEVHGWV comes from the coding sequence GTGCGCGACACGGGGGCGGGTGAGGACATGGGCACGATCGACGGGACGGCTGGGTCCACCACGGCGGACGGCCGTGCGCTGTTCGCGGCGGTACGGTCCGTGCTCACCCGTATCGACGCCCATGCCGCCCGGGCAACGGGACGGACCGGCGGCGGACAGGCCGCCGCAGCCAACGGCCCCGCAGGCGCCGACGTTCCGGGCACCGGTGACCACCGCGCACCCGCGGCGGATGAGCCCGGACGGCGGGGCAGCGACCCGGGCGCCGCAGCTCGTGTGCCGCGGAGCGAACTCGCAGCCGGAGGCACCAGTCCCACCGCCGCAGCCGGAGGCGAACCGGCCGCCCCCCGCGTGGCCGGGCCCGCCACGCTCGACTCGCTCGTCGCCTGTTTCGGGCTCAGCCCCTTCGAGCGCGATGTCGTGCTGCTTGCCGCCGCCGCGGAGCTCGACCCCACGACCGGTGGCAGGTGTGCCGCCGCCAGTTCGGACCCCGAGCGCCCCCACCCCACCTTTTCGCTCGCCCTCGCAGCGCTCGACGGCGCCCACTGGAGCGCCCTCACCCCCGTCGCCCCGCTGCGCCGCTGGCGGCTCGTCGAGCTGGACGACGAGACCCGGCTGACCACCTCCCGGCTGCGGCTCGACGAGCGCATCCTGCACTTCCTCGTCGGCTCGCCCTATCTGGACTCCCGGCTGCACGGACTGCTGCGGCGTGCGCCCGTACCGGATTCCCTGCCCGCCTCGTACGATCTGGCGGCGAGTCAGGTCGCCGCGGGCTGGGCGGGAGCGGGACCGCATGCGCCGCTGCGGGTCGAACTGGTCGGCGGCGATCTGCGGACCCGTGCCGACATCGCCGCGGCGGCGGCCCGCCGTTCGGGGCTCGGGCTGTACGGCATGGCCGCCGACGACATACCCACCGATCCGGCCGAGCGCGACCGGCTCGCGCGGCTGTGGCAGCGCGAGGCGATCATGCTGCCCGCCGCCCTGCTCGTCGAGGTCGGTGAGCTCGACCGCGACCAGGCCGCGGCGACGGACGCGTTCATCGAGAGCGCGGCTGTTCCGCTCGTCGTCTCCAGCCCCGATCCCCGGCAGACCGCGAGGCCGCGTGGTGAGCGCGTGACCGTGCCCCCGCTGGACACCGAGGAGCAACTGGGCGTGTGGGCCGACGCGTTCGCCGATGTGCCGGAGGTGAGCGAGGAGGATCTGCGGGACCTCGTCGAGCAGTTCTCGCTGCCGCCGCACCTGATCCGGTCCGCCGGCGCGGCCGTCGTACGGGATCTGCCCGGCGCCGACGAGCTGGACGCCACGGCTCTGGCCTGGCGGGCCGGGCTCACCGAGGCCCGGATGGGCATGGACGAGCTGGGCCGGCGGATCGAGCCGCAGGCCGCATGGGGCGATCTGGTGCTGGCCGAGCGGCAGTTGCGGATTCTGCGCGAGATCGTCGCGCATGTGCGTCAGCGCTCGACCGTGTACCAGGAGTGGGGTTTCGCCGAGACGCTGCGCCGCGGACTGGGCGTCACCGCGCTCTTCGCGGGCGGTTCGGGCACCGGAAAGACCCTGGCCGCCGAGGTCATGGCCAAGGAGCTGGGCCTGGACCTGTTCATCATCGACCTCTCGCAGGTCGTCAGCAAATACATCGGCGAGACGGAGAAGAACCTCCGCAGAGTCTTCGACGCGGCCGAACGCGGTGGCGCGCTGCTGCTGTTCGACGAGGCCGACGCCCTCTTCGGCAAGCGCAGCGAGGTCAAGGACAGCCATGACCGGTACGCCAACCTCGAAGTCAGCTATCTGCTGATGCGGATGGAGGCGTACCGGGGACTCGCGATCCTGACCACGAACATGAAGCAGGCCCTGGACACGGCGTTCATGCGCCGAATCCGCTTCGTCGTCGACTTCCCCTTCCCCGGTGAGAGCGAGCGCGCAGAGATCTGGCGGCGGGTTCTGCCGGCGCGGGCCCCGATGAAGGGCATCGATCCCGGGCAGCTCGCCCGGCTGACCGTTGCGGGCGGCTCGATCCGCAATATCGCGCTGTCGGGCGCTTTCCTCGCGGCGGAGGAGGGTGACCGGCTCCAGATGCGTCACATGCTGGAGGCGGCGCGTACCGAATACCTCAAGCTGGACCGCTCCTTGACACCCTCGGAGGTCCACGGATGGGTCTGA
- a CDS encoding phage tail protein produces MAEFQINAHRFDPYKNFKFLVLWDGRTVAGISKISPLKRTTEVVKHRHGGDPSSPRKSPGRSEFEGVTLERGVTHDPEFDRWANKVWQVGAGLGSEVSLRDFRKDIIIQVLNEAGQVAVSHKLYRAWVSEYQVLGELDANANAVAIQSVKLECEGWERDYEVEEPVEPSFTHPA; encoded by the coding sequence ATGGCTGAGTTCCAGATCAACGCCCATCGCTTCGACCCCTACAAGAATTTCAAGTTCCTGGTCCTTTGGGACGGTCGAACGGTCGCGGGCATCAGCAAGATCAGTCCCCTCAAGCGCACCACCGAGGTGGTCAAGCACCGCCACGGCGGTGACCCGAGCTCGCCGCGCAAGTCGCCCGGCCGCTCCGAGTTCGAGGGCGTCACGCTCGAGCGGGGGGTCACCCACGACCCGGAGTTCGACCGCTGGGCCAACAAGGTCTGGCAGGTCGGCGCCGGGCTCGGCTCCGAGGTCTCGCTGCGCGACTTCCGCAAGGACATCATCATCCAGGTCCTCAACGAGGCCGGGCAGGTGGCCGTCTCGCACAAGCTCTATCGGGCCTGGGTCAGTGAGTACCAGGTGCTCGGCGAGCTGGACGCCAACGCCAACGCCGTCGCCATCCAGAGCGTCAAGCTCGAGTGTGAGGGCTGGGAGCGGGACTACGAGGTGGAGGAGCCGGTCGAGCCTTCGTTCACCCATCCCGCCTGA
- a CDS encoding DUF4255 domain-containing protein has translation MSNALAIATVTQALALLIESNLSPEMDIAVKVETRKPPAEPPTEPTINVFLYQVTPNASMRHTDLPTRASDGTLLKRPAAALDLHFLISAYGEEAELVGQRLIGCVVRTLHEIPVLPQELIDLAADRPYLAGSDLAESPQRVRFTPTVMDIDETSKLWGMLHQTPYTLSVAYQASLVLIEGRERPVPAKPVERRTVKVLPFGAPGAPVPPGLPEAAGEVGVPEPSPDPHPEHAPGPDTDPKAAVPVRKRTAAKTTKAAARPVAKRTAPARARKGNEAGTDGRES, from the coding sequence ATGAGCAACGCACTCGCCATCGCGACGGTCACCCAGGCACTGGCCCTGCTGATCGAGAGCAATCTGAGCCCCGAGATGGACATCGCGGTCAAGGTCGAGACCCGTAAACCGCCGGCCGAGCCGCCGACCGAGCCGACCATCAACGTCTTCCTGTACCAGGTCACACCGAACGCCTCGATGCGCCACACCGACCTGCCGACGCGCGCCTCGGACGGCACGCTTCTCAAGCGGCCCGCCGCCGCGCTGGATCTGCACTTTCTGATCAGTGCGTACGGGGAGGAGGCGGAGCTGGTCGGGCAGCGGCTGATCGGCTGCGTGGTGCGGACGCTGCATGAAATCCCGGTGCTGCCGCAGGAGTTGATCGACTTGGCGGCGGATCGGCCGTATCTGGCGGGCAGCGATCTGGCCGAGTCGCCGCAGAGGGTGCGGTTCACGCCCACGGTGATGGACATCGACGAGACGTCGAAGCTGTGGGGGATGCTCCACCAGACCCCGTACACGCTGTCGGTGGCCTACCAGGCTTCTCTGGTCCTGATCGAGGGCCGCGAGAGGCCGGTCCCGGCGAAGCCGGTTGAGCGGCGGACGGTCAAGGTGCTGCCCTTCGGGGCGCCGGGCGCGCCGGTGCCGCCGGGGCTGCCGGAGGCGGCGGGCGAGGTGGGCGTTCCCGAGCCGTCGCCGGACCCGCATCCGGAGCATGCGCCGGGTCCTGACACGGATCCCAAGGCGGCGGTGCCGGTGAGGAAGCGGACCGCGGCGAAGACGACGAAGGCTGCCGCGAGGCCCGTCGCGAAACGGACCGCGCCCGCTCGTGCCCGTAAAGGCAATGAAGCGGGCACGGACGGCAGGGAGAGCTGA